The Planococcus versutus genome contains a region encoding:
- a CDS encoding DUF3329 domain-containing protein, whose product MEKTLAIYIVFGAVIGFFFGGIWEAIAAMVLIYIALRMDHFIKKKEDRR is encoded by the coding sequence ATGGAGAAAACGCTTGCCATTTATATTGTTTTTGGTGCAGTCATAGGGTTCTTTTTCGGAGGGATTTGGGAAGCCATTGCGGCAATGGTCTTGATTTATATTGCACTAAGAATGGATCATTTTATAAAAAAAAAGGAAGACAGAAGATAA
- a CDS encoding helix-turn-helix domain-containing protein, which produces MKSNKLDFENLLEESVNQFAKGNSEHIEVITYKLRDLPEIDLTSVKELRKALGATQKKFGDVLDVSTRKVEAWEIGRSSLNGSAARLMR; this is translated from the coding sequence ATGAAATCAAACAAATTGGATTTTGAAAACTTACTTGAAGAGAGTGTCAATCAGTTTGCCAAGGGCAATTCAGAACATATCGAGGTTATTACTTATAAATTGCGTGATTTACCTGAAATCGATCTCACTTCAGTTAAAGAATTGAGAAAAGCTTTAGGCGCTACGCAAAAAAAATTTGGCGATGTGCTTGACGTATCTACACGAAAAGTAGAGGCATGGGAGATTGGGCGTTCTTCCCTTAATGGCTCCGCAGCTAGATTAATGCGTTAG
- a CDS encoding ASCH domain-containing protein: MNEKTLKFWNDYWTSQGQIQTNEVEAFQFGADADWLASLVVEGKKKATCSAHVWYEFENEPLPQVGQYNIVLNSKELPVAIIKVTDVSIWPMNEVPIEFALAEGEGDYTYWWNAHEQFFKSELKVHNLPYSETMLLVCERFEVIHKL; this comes from the coding sequence ATGAATGAAAAAACATTAAAGTTTTGGAACGATTACTGGACAAGTCAAGGCCAAATCCAGACAAACGAAGTAGAAGCATTTCAATTCGGTGCTGATGCAGATTGGTTAGCTAGTTTAGTAGTCGAGGGGAAAAAAAAAGCGACATGCTCAGCTCACGTATGGTATGAATTTGAAAATGAACCATTACCGCAGGTAGGCCAATATAACATTGTATTAAATTCAAAGGAATTGCCCGTTGCAATAATTAAAGTGACAGATGTCTCGATTTGGCCGATGAATGAAGTTCCAATTGAATTTGCTTTAGCAGAAGGCGAAGGCGATTATACCTATTGGTGGAATGCTCATGAACAATTTTTTAAAAGTGAACTAAAAGTACATAATTTACCGTACTCAGAAACCATGCTTCTAGTATGTGAACGGTTTGAAGTGATTCATAAATTATAG
- a CDS encoding SMI1/KNR4 family protein — MATSIWEEESHEFKLQSLTDDMVTSAEEMFGITFLDAYLAILKEQNGGRILYNAFPHSMAPVQYDAFIPVDHIKGIGLQNGILDNAYFLNEWDMPEGLILFSGDGHTWLAMDYRNIVSNPPIVYVDNEAEQITQVAGSFDEFLTKLSIEQSDACEEDGDAVEEYSEQDLERFIQQNKCDELVMALVHLSYTDVDVKWFGKRLQELSVHPSEVVRIEVARIIWGMTHQLEDPTLNRLLAHFEKDLESDVQLFADLIKEKMNYPFEKLREDVELTGMESFSYQGEIYHVNEHSNLWHLSDYQTDFQSYPTVGDLLENATINGKLLKEIWSQVKKV; from the coding sequence TTGGCGACAAGTATTTGGGAAGAAGAGAGTCATGAATTTAAGCTACAATCTCTGACAGATGACATGGTAACAAGTGCAGAAGAAATGTTCGGTATAACATTTCTTGACGCTTACCTAGCAATTCTTAAAGAACAAAATGGAGGACGTATTCTTTATAATGCTTTTCCCCATTCTATGGCTCCGGTCCAGTATGACGCATTTATTCCGGTTGATCATATTAAAGGAATTGGCCTTCAGAACGGCATTCTTGATAATGCTTATTTTTTGAATGAGTGGGACATGCCAGAAGGACTCATTCTATTTAGCGGGGATGGACATACCTGGCTTGCTATGGATTATCGCAATATCGTTTCAAACCCTCCGATTGTTTACGTGGACAATGAGGCAGAGCAGATCACACAAGTTGCAGGAAGTTTTGATGAATTTTTAACCAAGTTATCTATTGAGCAATCTGATGCTTGTGAAGAAGATGGAGATGCAGTAGAGGAATACAGTGAACAAGACCTTGAAAGGTTTATCCAACAAAACAAATGTGATGAATTGGTGATGGCTTTGGTGCACTTGTCGTATACCGATGTCGATGTGAAATGGTTTGGTAAACGATTACAGGAATTAAGCGTACATCCGAGTGAAGTCGTGAGAATTGAAGTGGCCCGAATTATCTGGGGCATGACTCACCAGTTGGAAGATCCCACGCTCAATAGATTGTTGGCACATTTTGAAAAAGATTTAGAAAGTGATGTTCAACTGTTTGCTGACTTGATCAAGGAAAAAATGAATTATCCTTTTGAAAAATTAAGAGAAGACGTGGAACTAACAGGAATGGAAAGCTTTTCTTATCAAGGTGAAATTTATCATGTGAACGAACATTCGAACCTTTGGCATTTGTCCGATTACCAAACGGATTTTCAATCCTATCCTACAGTAGGGGATCTATTGGAGAACGCCACCATTAACGGTAAACTGCTAAAAGAAATCTGGAGCCAGGTAAAGAAAGTGTAA
- the pgaC gene encoding poly-beta-1,6-N-acetyl-D-glucosamine synthase, translated as MAGSIFFLRTKENNQSDIDIDGFDWPMISILVPCYNEEDTIKETIENLSGLSYPKKEIILINDGSTDLTASLLEELSTKHTEVRVIQLEQNRGKANALQVGLFAAKAEYLVCVDADALLADTAPYYMIHQFFVSGERVGAVTGSPSIRNRNTLLSRMQLVEYASIIGAIKRTQRLLGKVMTVSGVVVTFRKKALVDVGLWDRDMITEDIAVSWKLQKRFWDVRYEPRAICWMLVPETLSGIWQQRIRWAQGGQEVVLRHWRILFSWKQRRLWLIFLEQCVSTIWALSWLFITLVLIFSANAFQDLLLWLTLTSFFLVFISMIQLFISLVIDSRQNGVMKYYFWAAWYPAIYWMVNTLVVVVALPRAIKSRYKGGYAVWSSPDRGLKKS; from the coding sequence ATGGCAGGATCTATTTTTTTTCTGAGAACAAAAGAAAATAACCAAAGTGACATCGATATAGATGGATTTGATTGGCCAATGATCAGTATCCTCGTTCCTTGTTACAACGAAGAAGATACGATAAAGGAGACCATAGAAAATCTATCTGGATTGTCCTATCCCAAAAAGGAAATTATTCTAATAAATGACGGATCAACCGATCTAACCGCTTCTCTTTTAGAGGAATTATCAACAAAACATACAGAAGTAAGAGTAATTCAATTAGAACAGAACCGAGGAAAAGCAAATGCTTTACAAGTTGGCTTATTTGCTGCTAAAGCTGAGTATTTAGTCTGCGTTGATGCAGATGCCCTTTTAGCAGATACAGCCCCTTACTATATGATTCATCAGTTTTTTGTAAGTGGAGAACGAGTGGGCGCTGTTACAGGAAGTCCATCTATTCGGAATCGAAACACGCTTTTGAGCCGCATGCAATTGGTTGAATATGCTTCAATTATTGGCGCGATCAAGCGAACACAAAGACTGTTAGGCAAAGTAATGACGGTATCTGGAGTCGTTGTGACATTTCGTAAAAAAGCATTAGTAGATGTTGGGTTATGGGACCGCGATATGATTACAGAAGACATTGCGGTTAGTTGGAAATTGCAAAAACGATTTTGGGATGTTCGCTATGAACCTCGTGCAATTTGTTGGATGCTTGTCCCGGAAACACTGTCGGGTATTTGGCAACAGCGAATTCGTTGGGCGCAAGGAGGACAGGAAGTCGTTTTGCGTCATTGGCGCATCTTATTCAGCTGGAAACAAAGACGGCTGTGGCTTATTTTTTTGGAGCAATGTGTTAGTACAATCTGGGCTTTAAGTTGGCTATTTATTACACTGGTTCTTATTTTTTCAGCTAATGCTTTTCAAGATTTATTACTTTGGTTGACATTAACTTCTTTTTTCCTTGTATTTATTAGCATGATTCAACTGTTTATCTCTCTTGTAATTGATTCTAGACAGAACGGTGTGATGAAGTATTATTTTTGGGCCGCGTGGTATCCGGCTATTTACTGGATGGTAAACACACTCGTGGTTGTGGTTGCTTTACCAAGAGCCATTAAATCTCGTTACAAAGGAGGTTACGCTGTATGGTCAAGTCCAGATCGAGGTCTAAAGAAATCATGA
- a CDS encoding DUF4279 domain-containing protein, protein MAYFSIVGNYFQPEKITEELAIQPTETHVKGDIIKKTSTTTSSGTRRRVETDWTLSTGYQESSDINDQLKPLLRSLEGKEKNLIRLKEEYELTYIFMIVIEIENNEKPAMYFKKDIINFASTIDAEIQFDLYIYS, encoded by the coding sequence ATGGCTTACTTCAGCATAGTTGGTAACTACTTCCAACCTGAGAAAATAACTGAAGAACTCGCCATTCAACCAACTGAAACGCATGTCAAAGGAGATATTATCAAGAAAACCAGTACTACTACTTCATCTGGAACCAGAAGAAGGGTAGAAACCGACTGGACATTGAGTACAGGATATCAAGAATCATCCGACATCAATGATCAACTAAAACCACTTTTGCGTTCGCTTGAAGGAAAAGAGAAAAACTTAATTCGGCTGAAAGAAGAATATGAACTAACGTATATTTTTATGATTGTCATCGAAATAGAAAATAATGAAAAACCTGCTATGTATTTTAAAAAAGACATTATCAATTTTGCTAGTACCATAGATGCTGAGATACAATTTGATCTTTACATATACAGTTAA
- a CDS encoding SAP domain-containing protein has product MTKFSPPAIHNNNSIYKVEDILVLHELNKRPTYVNDPLETFSGHTHSIDSFKARDIFLDFVQVVSKLQENKLIRENLPREILKHLTVVEMKSILKAISKPVKGTRDVVINRIETHASDEDIRNNTDKRCFVLTELGLEVGTSTLNQTTFLRAAFR; this is encoded by the coding sequence ATGACGAAATTTAGCCCACCTGCAATACACAACAATAATAGTATATATAAAGTTGAAGATATTCTAGTATTACATGAGTTAAATAAAAGACCAACTTATGTAAATGATCCTTTAGAAACCTTTTCTGGTCATACACACTCGATAGACTCGTTTAAAGCGAGAGATATATTTCTTGATTTTGTTCAAGTGGTTTCAAAATTACAAGAAAATAAATTGATAAGAGAGAACCTACCTAGAGAAATACTAAAGCATTTAACAGTTGTGGAAATGAAAAGTATCCTAAAGGCAATATCTAAACCAGTTAAAGGAACGAGAGATGTAGTAATTAATAGGATAGAGACTCATGCGAGTGATGAAGATATTCGTAATAATACAGATAAGAGATGTTTTGTTCTTACCGAACTCGGTTTAGAGGTTGGTACGTCAACACTAAATCAAACAACTTTTTTAAGGGCTGCGTTTCGATAA
- a CDS encoding PadR family transcriptional regulator, which produces MEDKVLRKLFLGFIHIHILHHAKVMPIYGVWMLEELQEHGYSIGPGTLYPILHSMESDGLLTREDRNVEGKIRKYYSITEKGKHVLVEAQKKAYELFKEIKD; this is translated from the coding sequence ATGGAAGACAAAGTGCTTCGCAAACTTTTTTTAGGATTTATTCATATCCATATCTTGCACCATGCTAAAGTAATGCCGATTTATGGTGTTTGGATGCTGGAGGAACTTCAGGAACATGGCTATAGTATCGGACCGGGAACGCTTTATCCGATTCTTCATTCCATGGAATCCGATGGTTTGCTGACGAGAGAAGACCGGAACGTAGAAGGTAAAATCCGGAAGTACTACAGTATTACGGAAAAAGGGAAACACGTTTTAGTTGAAGCTCAAAAAAAAGCTTACGAACTGTTTAAGGAGATAAAAGACTGA
- a CDS encoding winged helix-turn-helix transcriptional regulator: MATECNGGIETALDLLVGKWKPVILFHLMNNGILRFSELQRSIPGITKKMLTTQLRELEYHNIVNRKVYAQVPPKVEYSITEYGKGLAPTLLSMHEWGFKHLEHLNKLYGTHYEDQIQIKKS, translated from the coding sequence ATGGCTACTGAATGTAATGGCGGAATCGAAACAGCTCTTGATTTACTCGTTGGCAAATGGAAACCCGTAATTCTTTTCCACCTAATGAATAATGGCATTTTGCGTTTTAGTGAACTGCAACGCTCGATTCCCGGGATAACCAAAAAAATGCTGACTACCCAATTAAGAGAATTAGAATACCACAATATTGTTAACCGCAAAGTCTATGCGCAAGTCCCACCAAAGGTTGAATACTCAATTACCGAATATGGAAAAGGCCTAGCTCCTACTTTATTGTCTATGCATGAATGGGGTTTTAAACACTTGGAGCACTTAAATAAACTTTATGGCACACACTATGAAGATCAGATTCAAATAAAAAAGAGCTGA
- a CDS encoding RNA polymerase sigma factor, translating into MTRERKNEVTDWYQQHSDSIFRYILFMVRDYQQAEDLTQETFIKGFRYYDTFERKANAKTWLFRIAHNLTIDFLRKQKPLELLKDLVFLGKNTSTLPEELVEIKESSTEIYHALGLLKPAYREVIILRKIKEFTIEETGEILNWSESKVKNTLSRALSALEKQLNKEGIIHEKN; encoded by the coding sequence TTGACTAGAGAGAGGAAAAACGAAGTCACTGATTGGTACCAGCAGCACAGTGATTCGATATTCAGGTACATATTGTTCATGGTCCGTGATTATCAACAGGCGGAGGATTTAACACAAGAAACGTTTATTAAAGGATTTCGATATTATGATACCTTTGAACGCAAGGCAAATGCGAAAACTTGGCTTTTTCGCATTGCCCATAATCTCACCATCGATTTTTTACGAAAACAAAAGCCCTTGGAATTGTTAAAAGACCTTGTATTTCTCGGAAAAAACACGAGTACTTTGCCTGAAGAACTGGTGGAGATAAAAGAAAGCTCAACAGAAATTTACCATGCGTTAGGTCTGTTAAAACCTGCTTACCGCGAAGTCATTATCCTGAGAAAAATTAAGGAATTCACTATAGAAGAAACCGGAGAAATTTTGAATTGGTCAGAAAGTAAAGTAAAAAATACGCTTTCTCGCGCACTTTCTGCACTGGAAAAGCAATTAAACAAGGAGGGAATTATCCATGAAAAAAACTGA
- a CDS encoding DUF1871 family protein, protein MNEYILVKSIIDEWDPINLLDFCPEDEYTPEIKDIAALLPDVKSVDELALKIRQVFIKWFEIFLSIEKCYLVALKIWEATKKT, encoded by the coding sequence ATGAATGAGTATATATTGGTAAAAAGTATCATTGACGAATGGGATCCGATTAATTTATTGGACTTTTGCCCAGAGGATGAATACACTCCTGAAATCAAAGATATTGCAGCGCTCTTGCCCGATGTGAAATCGGTTGATGAACTTGCATTAAAAATCAGACAAGTTTTCATAAAATGGTTTGAAATATTTTTATCAATCGAAAAGTGCTACCTGGTAGCTTTAAAAATATGGGAGGCTACTAAAAAAACATAG
- a CDS encoding IS3 family transposase (programmed frameshift) — protein sequence MPQKRRTFSPEFKKQVVALHAGGKSRPDIVREYDLTASALDRWIAQSNQTGSFEEKDNRSPLETELLAYKKRNKQLEMEVDIFKASGTDHGTKIEIIQQNQHLYSVSAMCTVLQIARSTFYYETSVSVEKAHQKAQAEQELKDEIWAIFHENRRVYGTRKLKKELANRKKWVISRRRIGRLMASLGIQSKYALPSYKPMVTPPNEATYRNVLNRQFNPAAKNAVLVSDLTYVKVGGRWNYICFLLDLYNREIVGYSLGERKDAALVQRAFASVKGDLGAVKLFHTDRGSEFKNTGIDALLKTHQIERSLSQKGTPYDNTVAEATFKILKTELINGMCFDTLNQLALELFDYVNWYNHVRLHSSLGYTSPVTYRNAALKKVV from the exons ATGCCACAAAAAAGACGAACATTTTCCCCGGAATTCAAAAAACAGGTCGTGGCGCTGCACGCAGGCGGAAAAAGCCGACCGGATATTGTCCGGGAATACGACCTGACGGCTTCCGCCCTCGATCGGTGGATTGCCCAATCCAATCAAACTGGCTCGTTCGAGGAAAAAGATAACCGAAGCCCTTTGGAAACGGAATTGCTTGCCTACAAAAAACGAAATAAGCAGTTGGAGATGGAAGTGGATATTT TTAAAGCAAGCGGCACTGATCATGGGACGAAAATAGAGATTATCCAACAGAATCAACACCTCTATTCAGTATCAGCAATGTGCACTGTCCTCCAAATTGCCCGCAGCACCTTTTACTATGAGACTTCCGTTTCGGTAGAAAAAGCACACCAAAAAGCCCAAGCAGAACAGGAGTTGAAAGACGAAATCTGGGCGATCTTCCACGAGAATCGCCGCGTCTATGGCACACGCAAGCTGAAAAAAGAGTTGGCGAACAGAAAGAAATGGGTGATCTCGAGACGCCGTATTGGACGCCTCATGGCGTCACTTGGCATCCAATCGAAATACGCGCTGCCATCCTACAAACCGATGGTCACGCCTCCCAATGAAGCGACATACCGGAATGTGCTGAACCGCCAATTCAATCCGGCAGCGAAAAACGCCGTGTTGGTCAGCGACCTGACGTATGTAAAGGTTGGCGGCCGCTGGAACTATATTTGTTTCCTTCTCGATTTATACAACCGTGAAATTGTGGGGTACAGTCTGGGCGAGCGTAAAGACGCTGCCCTGGTTCAACGTGCCTTCGCATCGGTCAAAGGCGACTTGGGAGCCGTGAAGCTGTTCCATACAGACCGCGGATCTGAATTCAAGAACACCGGCATCGATGCGCTATTAAAGACGCACCAAATCGAACGGTCGCTGAGCCAAAAAGGAACCCCTTACGATAATACGGTGGCGGAAGCCACGTTCAAGATTTTGAAGACGGAACTCATCAACGGAATGTGCTTTGACACGCTTAACCAGCTAGCGCTTGAACTGTTTGATTACGTGAATTGGTACAACCATGTCCGTCTACACAGCAGTCTGGGCTATACCAGCCCTGTCACTTATCGAAACGCAGCCCTTAAAAAAGTTGTTTGA
- a CDS encoding GNAT family N-acetyltransferase: MTKNDENKDHANEDILLVRPAGHSDARFLAELQKNIEGESDFLLYGKEERALSTQKVRKQIIEWNQRGHSIIFLAILNGKHVGYLMVIGNEVKRANPRAALLLVIQADAQGKGIAFSLLQKAEEWTISKAISRLELTVSEENIPVRKAFAKIH; the protein is encoded by the coding sequence TTGACTAAAAACGATGAAAATAAGGATCATGCCAATGAGGATATTTTGCTCGTTCGTCCAGCTGGACATAGTGATGCTCGTTTTCTCGCAGAATTGCAGAAAAATATAGAAGGAGAATCAGATTTTCTATTGTATGGAAAAGAGGAACGAGCACTGTCTACACAAAAAGTGAGAAAGCAGATTATTGAGTGGAATCAACGCGGCCATTCAATTATCTTTCTTGCTATTTTAAATGGAAAACACGTCGGTTATTTGATGGTTATAGGGAATGAGGTTAAGCGAGCCAATCCCCGTGCTGCCTTACTCCTTGTTATTCAAGCTGATGCACAAGGCAAAGGAATCGCTTTCTCTCTTCTTCAAAAAGCAGAGGAATGGACTATTTCAAAAGCTATAAGTCGTCTTGAGCTGACTGTTTCAGAAGAAAACATTCCAGTTCGGAAGGCATTCGCAAAAATTCACTAA
- a CDS encoding polysaccharide deacetylase family protein translates to MKKAIKLIIILALVYTIFLFRDDIKEKVFTVNESAMSFPEELNKESCIGLNYHRVLEDNSLVRISRWLLNSDELVKYSVVTTEFEEQLKSLADAGAVFLSEDELLQAKKSGNFPAKCVWVSFDDIDYSVYKNAFPILKKANVPFTMFVIAGRVGDEDFNNLKMATWDQIREMEKSGLASVGSHTYKMHRFENETPIFLVPENRVAFKSDLKKSIEVIEKELEITVRSFAYPYGDTDEFTAQALRDQGLEAGYILAPQTIVPTDDNFYINRVLVNDATHRNVILPFIKSQ, encoded by the coding sequence ATGAAGAAAGCGATTAAATTAATCATTATTTTAGCTTTGGTATACACGATATTTTTGTTCAGAGATGACATTAAAGAAAAAGTGTTTACGGTAAATGAGTCAGCGATGTCTTTTCCAGAAGAGCTGAACAAAGAGAGCTGCATAGGTTTAAACTATCATCGTGTGTTAGAGGATAATTCGCTTGTTCGAATAAGCAGATGGCTGTTAAACTCGGATGAATTGGTTAAGTATAGCGTAGTAACTACAGAATTCGAAGAACAATTAAAGTCATTAGCCGATGCAGGGGCTGTGTTTTTGTCAGAAGACGAATTACTTCAAGCAAAAAAATCAGGAAACTTCCCGGCAAAATGCGTATGGGTTTCTTTTGACGACATTGATTACTCAGTTTATAAAAATGCCTTTCCAATCTTGAAAAAAGCAAACGTTCCATTTACCATGTTTGTCATTGCAGGACGCGTTGGAGATGAAGATTTTAACAACTTAAAAATGGCAACATGGGACCAAATAAGAGAAATGGAAAAGAGTGGACTTGCCAGCGTTGGATCTCATACGTATAAAATGCATCGATTTGAAAACGAAACTCCCATATTCCTTGTTCCAGAAAATAGAGTGGCATTTAAAAGCGATTTGAAAAAAAGTATTGAAGTTATTGAAAAAGAGCTTGAAATAACTGTACGTAGCTTCGCTTACCCATACGGGGATACTGATGAGTTTACGGCTCAGGCACTACGGGATCAAGGACTAGAAGCAGGATATATATTAGCACCTCAAACAATAGTGCCGACAGATGATAATTTTTACATCAATCGCGTACTTGTTAACGATGCAACACATCGCAATGTCATTCTTCCTTTCATTAAAAGTCAGTAA
- a CDS encoding type II toxin-antitoxin system PemK/MazF family toxin encodes MTRFFKVGDIIKVDMSPAKGHEQQGYRPAIVVSEENVHKETDLIWVLPITNTNKGYPTHVPVNGRTKNNKNSVVNNQTIGYVLCEKIKAIDPLARAARLTDEADQELIEECKAIIDAITFIG; translated from the coding sequence ATGACAAGATTTTTTAAAGTTGGAGATATTATAAAGGTCGATATGTCGCCGGCAAAAGGGCACGAACAGCAAGGTTATCGTCCAGCCATCGTTGTTTCAGAAGAAAATGTACATAAAGAGACCGACTTAATTTGGGTCTTGCCAATTACCAATACGAATAAAGGTTACCCGACTCATGTACCGGTAAATGGAAGAACCAAGAATAACAAGAACAGCGTAGTAAATAATCAGACAATTGGGTATGTATTGTGTGAAAAGATAAAGGCAATTGATCCATTGGCTAGAGCTGCACGATTAACAGACGAGGCCGATCAAGAGTTGATTGAAGAATGCAAGGCTATCATCGATGCCATTACTTTTATAGGGTAA
- a CDS encoding family 20 glycosylhydrolase, with protein sequence MQNRIKKELFNLSKHLRGEATRSRLVSGIILDTSRRHVPVAFLMRVIDEIQTGGGNYLQLHFSDAEGYRLSSEILGQTLTKTNDQYLVKSEILELIAYANDRDVMIIPDFDVPSHSKGWLNLVKEKFDENFYKSIVSDFDEGLVDYFDNPQATTLVKHLIEEIAFLFKQDKYKGHQIFSIGGDEVPGTNNFQEEYIRFINTISGYVEQCGYKPRMWNDSLNEVGLYALNSNVEIVYWQENMLTPEVFISHNRPLHNSNFYTLVYSPSNDSINTEAIAEQIDYVKAFHKSTVFCYKDNPYGEVDTQDVLKGTAYTFWTERGTELTDEQLLAQVLPLIKNYLSISQN encoded by the coding sequence TTGCAGAACCGTATTAAAAAAGAGCTCTTCAATTTATCGAAACACCTACGCGGAGAAGCCACTCGGTCTCGATTGGTCAGCGGTATTATATTAGATACTTCGAGACGTCATGTGCCAGTAGCGTTCTTAATGCGCGTTATCGATGAGATTCAAACAGGTGGTGGAAACTATCTTCAATTACATTTTTCGGATGCAGAGGGATACCGGTTATCCTCTGAAATCCTAGGTCAAACTTTGACAAAAACGAATGATCAATACCTCGTTAAAAGCGAAATTCTAGAACTCATCGCTTATGCAAATGATAGAGACGTGATGATCATTCCAGATTTTGATGTTCCAAGCCACTCAAAGGGGTGGTTGAACCTGGTCAAAGAAAAATTCGACGAAAACTTTTACAAATCGATCGTGTCAGACTTTGATGAGGGTTTAGTTGACTATTTTGATAACCCTCAAGCAACAACGCTCGTTAAACATTTGATCGAGGAAATAGCCTTTTTATTTAAGCAAGACAAATATAAAGGACACCAAATATTCTCAATAGGCGGTGACGAAGTGCCGGGAACAAATAACTTCCAGGAAGAGTATATAAGGTTTATCAATACAATTTCTGGTTATGTCGAGCAATGCGGCTACAAACCGAGAATGTGGAACGATTCTTTAAATGAAGTCGGATTATATGCACTAAATTCAAATGTAGAGATTGTCTATTGGCAAGAAAACATGTTGACTCCAGAGGTTTTTATTTCACACAATAGACCGCTTCACAATTCGAATTTTTATACATTAGTGTACAGTCCAAGTAATGACAGTATAAATACAGAAGCTATCGCAGAACAAATTGACTACGTAAAGGCATTTCATAAATCAACTGTATTTTGTTACAAAGATAATCCCTACGGCGAAGTTGACACGCAAGATGTCCTTAAAGGTACCGCATACACATTTTGGACTGAGCGTGGAACCGAACTAACAGATGAGCAATTATTAGCTCAAGTTTTGCCTTTAATAAAAAACTATTTAAGCATAAGCCAAAACTAA
- a CDS encoding DoxX family protein: MNIALWIIQGLLALLFISAGTTKLQYEKAKKSLPWVSNHSKGFIAFIGMVEVLGGIGLILPLALGIVPILTPLAALGLLLIMVFATIFHAKRGEYKAIVTNVIIIGLALLVAIVRF, encoded by the coding sequence ATGAACATAGCTTTATGGATTATCCAAGGATTATTGGCATTACTTTTTATTAGTGCGGGTACGACCAAGTTACAATATGAAAAGGCAAAAAAATCACTGCCGTGGGTCAGCAATCATTCGAAGGGCTTTATTGCATTTATTGGTATGGTCGAGGTTTTAGGAGGGATTGGATTAATACTGCCACTTGCTTTAGGCATAGTGCCAATTTTAACTCCCTTAGCGGCTCTAGGTTTATTACTGATTATGGTGTTTGCGACAATATTTCACGCGAAGCGGGGAGAATACAAAGCGATCGTTACTAATGTGATTATTATTGGCTTGGCATTACTTGTCGCAATCGTACGTTTTTAA